In one window of Catalinimonas alkaloidigena DNA:
- a CDS encoding endonuclease domain-containing protein, whose amino-acid sequence MGIIPVNIKKIKMNDSLGLSSEKEEFTRYLFQLHEKGQQWDKTIICGRDDLLKLRNEIDTILESTSTAEVLRITEDQARVVDEHYKDDSLCSTCAYKLTPSCKQCLFVLQSPLERQLYLELLKSYISFQPQYPLNWYGKSISVAGKTYRDKHNNFKEVMTIVDFYIEKRDTKLCVYTDGHTYHERTEDQALRDRNIDRKLQELGFKVLRYTGKEVRDDTTKIVSDIKKWIE is encoded by the coding sequence ATGGGAATAATACCTGTAAACATTAAAAAAATAAAGATGAACGATTCACTAGGGCTATCTAGTGAGAAGGAAGAATTTACTAGGTATTTATTCCAACTACATGAGAAAGGGCAGCAATGGGATAAGACCATTATTTGTGGTAGGGATGATCTCTTGAAGTTAAGGAATGAGATAGATACGATACTAGAATCAACTAGTACGGCAGAAGTATTAAGGATTACAGAAGACCAGGCACGAGTAGTAGATGAACATTACAAAGATGATTCCCTTTGTTCAACTTGTGCCTATAAGTTAACTCCTAGCTGTAAACAATGTCTGTTTGTATTGCAAAGCCCACTTGAAAGACAACTTTATTTGGAACTCTTAAAGTCATACATAAGCTTCCAGCCACAGTACCCCTTGAATTGGTATGGTAAAAGCATTTCAGTAGCTGGAAAGACATATAGAGACAAACACAATAACTTCAAAGAGGTAATGACTATCGTTGACTTCTATATAGAGAAGCGTGATACGAAGCTATGCGTGTATACTGATGGCCATACCTATCACGAGAGAACAGAAGATCAAGCACTGAGAGATAGGAATATTGATAGAAAGCTACAAGAGCTTGGTTTTAAGGTGCTTAGGTATACGGGAAAAGAGGTAAGGGATGATACAACAAAAATTGTGAGCGATATCAAGAAATGGATTGAATGA
- a CDS encoding TIR domain-containing protein produces the protein MKLSRTYNRKKLELTSFYNLIDHISQLSGEKYSSSYSIEVENDEYTFDTIEELKSKIHLKYKYIGANIYWKGVAFAYNYFSNHKTKIEIKGHKELIDSVIELLDESIFVEEKEDAPSNSLQKGKTFKGVFIDRRDIKSLLEEHFKDGQYSTLKTKRNNERWEFGNLNDFLSYYDKECDEFSINVSTSKVSLWLDSHSRFELVVIVRSTFAHLVRSIFSEVESLVSKSHVEISKDIAKDKIVVFIGHGGNKQWRELKDHLSDLHNIKVEAFESGARAGHHIRDILEDMSTKSTFAIMVMTGEDETKDGKMRARQNVIHEIGLFQGKLGFNRAIVAMENDTEEFSNINGVQQLRFSKNNIKEIFGDVVATIKREFD, from the coding sequence ATGAAACTATCAAGAACATATAACAGGAAAAAGCTAGAACTGACCTCTTTTTACAACCTAATTGATCATATCTCGCAGCTATCAGGTGAAAAATATTCATCTTCTTATTCTATCGAAGTAGAAAATGATGAATATACATTTGATACAATAGAGGAACTTAAGTCGAAAATTCATCTCAAATATAAATATATAGGTGCAAACATCTACTGGAAAGGTGTCGCATTTGCATACAATTATTTTAGTAATCACAAAACTAAAATTGAAATTAAGGGACACAAAGAATTAATTGACAGTGTTATAGAGTTGCTTGATGAAAGTATTTTTGTAGAGGAGAAAGAGGATGCTCCTAGTAATAGTTTGCAGAAAGGCAAAACCTTTAAAGGAGTATTTATTGATAGAAGAGACATTAAATCTCTATTGGAAGAGCATTTTAAAGATGGACAATACTCAACATTAAAGACCAAACGAAATAACGAAAGATGGGAATTTGGAAATTTGAATGATTTTCTATCTTACTATGATAAGGAGTGTGATGAATTTTCAATAAACGTATCTACTTCTAAAGTATCATTGTGGTTAGATTCCCATTCAAGATTTGAGCTAGTGGTGATAGTTCGTTCAACGTTCGCACATCTAGTTAGATCAATTTTTTCAGAAGTGGAATCATTGGTGTCTAAATCACATGTTGAAATATCAAAGGATATAGCAAAAGACAAAATAGTTGTGTTTATAGGCCATGGAGGAAATAAGCAATGGAGGGAATTGAAGGATCATCTTAGTGATTTGCATAATATTAAGGTTGAAGCCTTTGAATCTGGTGCTCGTGCTGGGCATCATATAAGAGATATATTAGAAGATATGTCTACCAAGTCTACTTTTGCGATTATGGTAATGACTGGAGAAGATGAAACAAAAGATGGTAAAATGAGAGCAAGGCAGAATGTAATCCATGAGATTGGATTATTTCAGGGAAAGCTAGGGTTTAATAGAGCGATTGTTGCAATGGAAAATGACACAGAAGAGTTTTCTAATATTAATGGTGTTCAACAGTTAAGATTTAGCAAGAATAACATAAAAGAAATATTTGGTGATGTCGTTGCAACTATTAAAAGAGAATTCGATTAA